Proteins encoded within one genomic window of Flavobacterium sp. NG2:
- a CDS encoding transposase, which yields MASFYGVKGKNLLYQYKDFLSDFKIWNQKAHAKQWLIFPENIGKRLSIDETSLSNGELYTVLTNKAANGRKGTIVAMVAGTKAETVIAIIEKIPLKQRNLVNEITLDMAGNMGLIAKKCFPKAIQVTDRFHVQKLATEALQEIRIKHRWKAIDQENEAMEQAKSSKTKYEPKILTNGDTLKQLLARSRYFLYKNKSKWSQNQKERADLLFNLYPDIHKAYNLTQDLRNIFENTTDKIIAFTRLAKWHEKVNQSGFKSFNTISRTITNHYQNILNYFDNRSTNASAESFNAKIKAFRSQFRGVRNIEFFLFRLTNIYA from the coding sequence ATCGCCTCTTTCTATGGTGTCAAAGGCAAAAACCTACTATATCAATACAAGGATTTCTTAAGTGATTTTAAAATCTGGAATCAAAAAGCACATGCGAAACAATGGCTTATTTTTCCTGAAAACATTGGAAAACGGTTATCTATTGATGAAACCTCTCTTTCTAATGGCGAGCTTTACACCGTTTTAACAAACAAAGCTGCTAACGGTAGAAAAGGCACTATAGTAGCGATGGTTGCTGGAACAAAAGCAGAAACAGTAATTGCAATTATTGAAAAAATCCCTCTTAAACAACGAAACCTAGTTAATGAAATAACATTGGACATGGCTGGTAATATGGGATTAATTGCTAAAAAATGTTTTCCTAAAGCAATACAAGTGACCGACCGCTTTCATGTTCAAAAACTTGCCACTGAAGCTTTGCAAGAGATCAGAATTAAACACCGATGGAAAGCTATAGACCAAGAAAACGAAGCAATGGAACAAGCTAAAAGCAGCAAAACGAAGTATGAACCAAAAATATTAACCAACGGCGATACCCTCAAACAACTACTAGCTAGGAGTCGTTATTTTTTATACAAAAACAAATCAAAATGGTCTCAGAACCAAAAAGAACGTGCGGACTTATTATTCAATTTATATCCCGATATTCATAAAGCATACAATCTAACACAAGACTTACGCAATATCTTTGAAAACACAACTGATAAAATAATTGCTTTTACTAGACTGGCCAAATGGCATGAAAAAGTAAATCAATCAGGATTTAAGTCTTTCAACACAATATCTCGAACCATAACCAATCATTATCAAAACATATTAAACTATTTTGACAACAGAAGTACTAATGCTTCGGCAGAATCCTTCAATGCCAAAATAAAAGCTTTTAGGTCGCAGTTTAGAGGAGTTAGAAACATTGAGTTTTTCCTTTTTAGGCTAACTAATATTTATGCTTAA
- a CDS encoding aminotransferase class IV, with protein sequence MINFNGTIVSEDTNILTQNRAFLYADAVFETVKVVNGSVLFLEDHYFRLMASMRVVRMEIPMNFTMEYFEEQLLSVVTSNGFSASARVRITVFRNDGGYYLPKYNTVSFLVHATKLPDVHYAFETKEYEVDLFKDFYITKQLLSSIKTTNRLLNTTASIFAYENGLDNCLMLNDSKNVVEAIQGNIFMLLGNKLITPPVSEGCLNGVMRKQILTLAKKIESLEVVEEIISPFDLQKADELFITNVIKGIQPITKYRKKTFGTQTAHLLLEKLNELLLVK encoded by the coding sequence ATGATTAATTTTAACGGAACAATAGTATCTGAGGATACTAATATATTGACTCAAAACCGTGCTTTTTTATATGCTGATGCTGTTTTTGAAACGGTAAAGGTGGTAAATGGGAGCGTTCTTTTTCTTGAAGACCATTATTTTAGATTGATGGCATCTATGCGTGTGGTGCGCATGGAGATTCCAATGAACTTTACTATGGAGTACTTTGAAGAACAATTGTTGTCTGTAGTGACATCAAATGGTTTTTCGGCTTCGGCTAGAGTAAGAATTACAGTGTTTAGAAATGATGGAGGGTACTATTTGCCTAAATATAATACCGTTTCTTTTTTGGTGCATGCTACAAAATTACCTGATGTGCACTATGCATTTGAAACAAAGGAATACGAAGTAGATTTGTTTAAGGATTTCTATATCACCAAGCAGCTGCTTTCTTCTATAAAAACAACTAATAGATTATTGAATACTACAGCTAGTATCTTTGCGTATGAAAACGGTTTAGACAACTGTTTGATGTTGAATGATAGTAAAAATGTAGTGGAGGCTATTCAAGGGAATATATTTATGCTGTTGGGGAATAAATTGATAACACCTCCAGTGTCTGAAGGATGTTTGAATGGTGTGATGAGGAAACAAATCTTGACTTTGGCAAAAAAAATAGAAAGTCTAGAAGTGGTTGAGGAGATTATCTCTCCTTTTGATCTTCAAAAAGCTGATGAGTTATTTATTACCAATGTAATTAAAGGAATTCAGCCCATTACAAAGTACAGAAAGAAAACTTTCGGGACTCAAACAGCACATTTGTTGTTGGAAAAATTAAACGAGCTGCTTTTGGTAAAATAG
- a CDS encoding START-like domain-containing protein has translation MDQKVRYEIEFPITSSPQLLYQYISTPSGLSEWFADNVNSRGEFFTFIWNDSEEKARLASKKSGEKVKFKWVDANNKDTDLFFELHILVDELTKDVSLMVVDFADEDEVDEAKQLWENQISDLKHLLGSV, from the coding sequence ATGGATCAAAAAGTACGTTACGAAATAGAGTTCCCAATCACCTCTTCGCCTCAGTTATTGTATCAATATATTTCTACACCTTCTGGTTTGTCTGAATGGTTTGCTGATAATGTAAATTCGCGTGGTGAGTTTTTTACTTTCATTTGGAATGATTCTGAAGAGAAAGCGCGTCTAGCTTCTAAAAAATCCGGTGAAAAAGTAAAATTCAAATGGGTAGATGCTAATAATAAAGATACCGATTTGTTTTTTGAGTTACATATTTTAGTTGATGAATTAACTAAGGATGTTTCCTTAATGGTTGTTGACTTTGCTGATGAAGATGAGGTAGATGAGGCAAAACAGTTATGGGAAAATCAAATTTCAGATTTGAAACATCTCCTAGGTTCTGTATAG
- a CDS encoding right-handed parallel beta-helix repeat-containing protein, giving the protein MKKQLILFLAILFGCFMSNAQTADFYVSTQGSDNWSGKLASPNAQGTDGPFATLEQAKKAVRTLKKSKSQDIVVLIREGVYKLNKTVVFGLEDSGEGKSTVTYAAYPNEKPVFSSGKEIKGWEKVTTDIPGLPAAAKGNVWVAKVSDKFLTLYDDEGMLPRAQSKGIITELEKSSKNRLHFPNGFLKNWSNVTDAEIKVRPHHAWIVNMLPVVSVNEKTNNATTAIDATYAMNRLHFLPETENCWVENVMEALDKKGEWVLNTKEGKVYLWPRNESTVVAPTLFELIRVEGKINKEGAKDIPVRNLVFKGLTFKHGERYTVKPDDAGLQHDWDFLDKDNALVRFRGAENCMIDQCHFLDSGSGAIRVDLHGINNTISNNHIEHLGGAGIVLCGYGPGTKDVNKKNTVYNNNIHNIGEIYWHSAGILVWQSGENRIANNLIHHTDYTAIILSGCMTDFFAKGPNGRELTRTIRRDEVPKFSKDVTLQDVMPYLHTHDNIVEYNEMHHTMQRLGDGNSVYIRGAGRGNIIRRNYIHDMVADMIMQAAIRTDGGQTGTLIAENLIYNCTSQGILTKLDNRVENNIVANIIAPPRGYYLSLREGPLTGGTIKRNILYCVSEMGSFIDELPPGKDGASEDRRGRVIASAKDADTDYNIYFSKVNPNMGKDLIKKNQKDGIDKHSMAVDPLFVNPEKGDFRFKPGSPAIEMGIVPIDLSKVGLRTIKE; this is encoded by the coding sequence ATGAAAAAACAATTAATTCTCTTTTTAGCAATCCTTTTTGGTTGCTTCATGAGTAACGCCCAAACAGCTGATTTTTATGTGTCCACCCAAGGTTCGGACAACTGGTCTGGAAAATTGGCAAGTCCCAATGCGCAAGGTACTGATGGGCCGTTTGCTACATTAGAACAAGCAAAAAAAGCCGTACGCACTTTGAAAAAAAGCAAGTCACAAGATATTGTAGTGTTGATTCGGGAAGGAGTTTATAAACTGAATAAAACAGTAGTGTTTGGTTTAGAAGATTCAGGAGAGGGAAAATCAACAGTAACTTATGCAGCTTATCCAAATGAAAAACCAGTTTTTAGTTCTGGAAAAGAGATTAAAGGTTGGGAAAAAGTAACTACGGATATTCCAGGTTTACCTGCAGCAGCAAAAGGAAATGTTTGGGTAGCCAAAGTTTCGGATAAATTTTTGACTTTGTATGATGACGAAGGAATGCTGCCTCGTGCACAATCCAAAGGAATAATAACTGAATTAGAAAAAAGCAGTAAAAACCGTCTTCATTTTCCTAATGGATTTTTGAAAAATTGGTCAAATGTAACCGATGCAGAAATTAAAGTACGCCCCCATCATGCATGGATTGTAAATATGTTACCCGTGGTATCTGTCAACGAAAAAACGAATAATGCTACTACAGCCATAGATGCTACTTATGCGATGAATAGACTTCATTTTTTGCCAGAAACAGAGAATTGTTGGGTCGAAAATGTAATGGAAGCGCTTGATAAAAAAGGAGAATGGGTATTAAATACCAAAGAAGGTAAGGTATATCTTTGGCCACGTAATGAATCTACAGTTGTCGCTCCAACGCTCTTTGAACTCATTCGAGTAGAAGGAAAAATTAATAAAGAAGGAGCTAAAGATATTCCTGTTCGCAATCTTGTGTTTAAAGGACTTACCTTTAAGCATGGAGAACGTTACACTGTAAAACCGGATGATGCCGGCTTGCAACATGACTGGGATTTTCTTGATAAAGACAATGCTTTAGTTCGTTTTCGCGGAGCTGAGAATTGTATGATTGACCAATGTCACTTCTTGGATAGTGGTAGTGGCGCAATTCGTGTGGATTTGCACGGAATAAATAATACCATTTCAAATAACCATATCGAACACTTAGGAGGTGCGGGTATTGTGCTTTGTGGTTATGGACCAGGAACTAAAGATGTAAACAAAAAGAATACGGTTTATAACAACAATATTCATAATATAGGAGAGATTTATTGGCATTCGGCTGGTATTTTAGTTTGGCAAAGTGGTGAGAACCGTATTGCTAACAACTTAATACACCACACGGATTATACTGCCATTATTCTATCGGGTTGTATGACTGATTTTTTTGCCAAAGGACCTAATGGTCGCGAGTTAACCCGAACAATTCGTCGTGATGAAGTTCCTAAATTTTCAAAAGATGTTACACTTCAGGATGTTATGCCTTATTTGCATACTCATGACAATATTGTAGAATACAACGAAATGCATCATACGATGCAAAGATTGGGAGATGGAAATTCAGTTTATATACGAGGAGCAGGTAGGGGGAATATCATTCGTCGTAATTATATCCATGATATGGTGGCAGATATGATAATGCAAGCGGCTATTCGTACGGATGGAGGACAAACAGGAACTTTGATTGCTGAAAATTTAATTTATAACTGCACCTCCCAAGGAATTTTGACAAAGTTAGATAATAGAGTAGAAAATAATATTGTGGCTAATATCATTGCTCCTCCACGTGGTTATTATTTGTCCCTGAGAGAAGGACCATTGACAGGAGGAACTATTAAACGTAATATTTTATACTGTGTTAGTGAAATGGGAAGTTTTATTGATGAATTGCCTCCAGGAAAAGATGGGGCTTCTGAAGACAGGAGAGGTCGTGTTATAGCTAGCGCTAAGGATGCAGACACGGATTATAATATTTATTTTTCGAAAGTAAATCCAAACATGGGTAAGGATCTTATAAAGAAAAATCAAAAAGATGGTATTGATAAGCATAGCATGGCGGTTGATCCATTATTTGTAAATCCTGAAAAAGGAGACTTTAGATTTAAACCAGGTTCTCCTGCCATAGAAATGGGTATTGTTCCGATTGATTTATCAAAAGTGGGGTTACGTACAATTAAAGAATAA
- a CDS encoding arylsulfatase, with protein sequence MKLILHVFIALFTVGTIAQSKNSNNKKPNIIYILTDDLGIGDLSFYNENSKIATPNIDKMGAEGMKFTDAHTSSSVCTPTRYSIITGRYNWRTPLKSFVLWGDSPMLIKENRLTVAQLLKNNGYQTSTIGKWHMGLNWSMKEGSKEFEYFSNVKDRFNPDQIDYSKPLKKGAVNLGFDYSYMISASLNMPPFVYIENDKVVKEPLTISEGLRKDNPYAYWIKGDISDDFDHEQVLPVFVKKAQAYIAEKAKEDKPFFLYLPLAAPHNPILPIAPWKGKSNINPYADFVVMIDDLMGDLFKTIKDSGIEENTIVIFTSDNGCAANANIGVLKEKGHNPSYIYSGIKGSILEGGHRVPFLVKWPKGIKPNSICNETICTTDFMATCADLVNYKLKDNEAEDSYSMMPLLNQKKGFQREETIHHDKAGVFAIRKGDWKLVVEPTKEDSGTSKKKKAKGDSDTFENILYNLKKDTKETKNVANENPDKVKELKALLIKQIMDGRSTPGKVQKNDEISFPWEQAAFALNPSDKH encoded by the coding sequence ATGAAACTTATTTTGCATGTATTCATTGCATTGTTTACTGTGGGAACTATTGCTCAGTCAAAAAATAGCAATAACAAAAAACCGAATATCATTTATATTTTGACCGATGATTTAGGAATTGGAGATCTAAGTTTTTATAACGAAAACAGTAAAATTGCGACACCTAATATAGACAAAATGGGTGCGGAAGGTATGAAATTTACCGATGCTCACACCTCTTCATCTGTATGCACCCCTACAAGATATAGTATCATAACGGGGCGTTACAACTGGAGAACACCACTGAAAAGTTTTGTATTATGGGGAGATTCACCAATGTTAATAAAAGAGAACCGATTGACGGTGGCTCAATTATTGAAAAACAATGGCTATCAAACTTCCACTATTGGTAAATGGCATATGGGGCTAAATTGGTCTATGAAAGAGGGTAGCAAAGAATTTGAGTATTTTTCTAATGTAAAAGACAGATTCAACCCCGATCAAATAGATTATTCTAAACCATTGAAAAAAGGAGCTGTCAATTTAGGATTTGATTATTCGTATATGATTTCAGCTTCTTTAAATATGCCTCCGTTTGTGTATATTGAAAATGACAAAGTAGTAAAGGAGCCTTTAACAATATCAGAAGGATTAAGAAAAGATAATCCTTATGCGTATTGGATAAAAGGGGATATATCGGATGATTTTGACCACGAACAGGTATTGCCTGTTTTTGTGAAAAAAGCTCAAGCGTATATCGCAGAAAAAGCTAAAGAGGACAAACCATTTTTTCTTTACCTTCCTTTGGCCGCACCGCATAATCCGATATTGCCTATAGCGCCTTGGAAAGGAAAAAGTAATATTAATCCGTATGCAGATTTTGTTGTCATGATTGATGATTTGATGGGGGATTTATTTAAAACAATTAAAGACAGTGGTATTGAAGAAAATACAATTGTAATTTTCACAAGTGACAATGGATGTGCTGCAAATGCTAACATTGGGGTATTGAAAGAGAAAGGACATAACCCAAGTTATATCTATAGCGGTATAAAAGGAAGTATCCTTGAAGGTGGACATCGTGTACCATTTTTAGTAAAATGGCCTAAAGGGATTAAACCAAATTCTATTTGCAACGAAACCATTTGTACAACTGATTTTATGGCAACCTGTGCAGATTTGGTAAACTATAAATTGAAAGATAATGAAGCTGAAGACAGCTATAGTATGATGCCATTATTGAATCAAAAAAAAGGTTTTCAAAGAGAAGAAACCATTCATCATGATAAAGCTGGTGTATTTGCCATCAGAAAAGGGGATTGGAAATTAGTAGTAGAACCTACTAAAGAGGATTCTGGTACAAGTAAAAAGAAAAAAGCTAAAGGAGATAGTGACACATTCGAGAACATTCTTTACAATCTTAAAAAAGATACTAAGGAAACTAAAAATGTAGCCAATGAAAATCCGGATAAAGTAAAAGAATTAAAAGCATTGCTAATCAAACAAATTATGGATGGTAGAAGTACTCCTGGCAAAGTTCAAAAAAATGATGAAATTTCATTTCCTTGGGAACAAGCAGCTTTTGCATTAAACCCTTCTGATAAACATTGA
- a CDS encoding YqgE/AlgH family protein, translating to MISEKLIKGQLLISEPSIIGDLSFNRSVILLADHDKEGSVGFIINKPLKYTINDLIPEINSKFKIYNGGPVEQDNLYFIHNVPELIPNSIEISNGIYWGGDFESTKDLINQGAITKDNIRFFLGYSGWHQNQLENEMNANSWIVTTNNYKNKIIGKSPTHFWKDQIKELGGDYLIWSNAPENPYLN from the coding sequence ATGATTTCAGAAAAATTAATAAAAGGTCAACTGCTTATATCTGAGCCTTCTATAATTGGAGATTTATCATTCAATAGATCTGTAATTTTATTGGCGGATCATGATAAGGAAGGTTCTGTAGGTTTTATCATCAACAAACCTCTTAAATACACGATAAACGACTTAATACCTGAAATAAATTCAAAATTTAAAATTTACAACGGAGGACCTGTTGAACAAGACAACCTCTATTTCATCCATAATGTCCCTGAATTAATCCCTAATAGTATTGAAATTTCTAATGGAATTTACTGGGGAGGTGATTTTGAATCTACAAAAGATCTAATCAATCAAGGAGCTATCACAAAAGATAACATTCGTTTTTTCTTAGGCTATTCGGGCTGGCATCAAAATCAATTAGAAAATGAAATGAATGCTAATTCATGGATTGTGACCACCAATAATTACAAAAACAAAATTATAGGTAAGTCCCCTACACATTTTTGGAAAGACCAAATCAAAGAATTAGGAGGTGATTACCTCATTTGGTCTAACGCTCCTGAAAATCCGTATTTGAATTAA
- a CDS encoding HU family DNA-binding protein — translation MNKSELIDAIAADAGITKAAAKLALESFLGNVGETLKKGGRISLVGFGSWSVSARAARDGRNPQTGKTIQIAAKNVVKFKAGAELEGAVN, via the coding sequence ATGAACAAATCAGAATTAATCGATGCTATCGCTGCTGACGCAGGAATTACTAAAGCAGCTGCAAAATTAGCTTTAGAGTCATTTTTAGGAAACGTAGGAGAAACTTTGAAAAAAGGTGGTAGAATATCTCTAGTAGGTTTTGGATCATGGTCAGTATCAGCTAGAGCAGCAAGAGACGGAAGAAATCCACAAACTGGAAAAACTATCCAAATTGCAGCAAAAAACGTTGTAAAATTCAAAGCTGGTGCAGAATTAGAAGGAGCAGTAAACTAA
- the fmt gene encoding methionyl-tRNA formyltransferase — protein MEKLRIVFMGTPEFAVGILDTIIQNNYTVVGVITAADKPAGRGQKLKFSAVKEYAVANNLPLLQPTNLKDEGFLSELKALNANLQIVVAFRMLPKVVWEMPALGTFNLHASLLPNYRGAAPINWAIINGEQKTGVTTFFIDDKIDTGAMILSSETDIHPEENAGQLHDRLMNIGSTTVIDTLTLIEKGNLTTTIQKDTDDIKTAYKLNKENCKIDWTQSATTIHNLIRGLSPYPAAWSMVTDKDEEWSVKIYESKIIIEEHQHPIGRIVCTKKEMKIAVANGFIQILSLQFPGKKRMTTAELLNGITFTADAKAF, from the coding sequence ATGGAAAAATTACGAATTGTCTTTATGGGAACTCCTGAATTTGCAGTAGGGATTCTTGATACTATCATCCAAAACAACTATACTGTAGTAGGTGTCATCACTGCAGCAGACAAACCTGCGGGTCGTGGACAAAAACTGAAATTTTCAGCTGTTAAGGAATACGCAGTTGCAAATAATCTTCCGCTCTTACAACCGACCAATCTTAAAGACGAAGGTTTTTTATCAGAATTAAAAGCATTGAATGCTAATCTACAAATTGTAGTCGCTTTTAGAATGCTTCCAAAAGTAGTATGGGAAATGCCTGCTTTAGGCACTTTTAACCTACATGCTTCTCTCCTTCCTAATTATCGTGGTGCGGCTCCTATCAACTGGGCAATTATCAATGGCGAACAAAAAACAGGAGTAACAACTTTCTTTATTGATGATAAAATAGACACAGGTGCTATGATTTTAAGTTCTGAAACCGACATTCATCCTGAAGAAAATGCAGGGCAGCTTCACGACAGACTAATGAATATAGGTAGCACAACTGTTATAGACACCTTAACTTTGATTGAAAAAGGCAATCTGACTACTACAATTCAAAAAGATACTGACGATATCAAAACCGCTTATAAACTCAACAAAGAGAATTGCAAAATTGATTGGACACAATCAGCTACTACAATTCATAACCTCATTCGAGGATTAAGTCCCTATCCAGCGGCTTGGTCTATGGTTACCGATAAAGATGAAGAATGGAGCGTCAAAATATACGAATCAAAAATCATCATCGAAGAACACCAACACCCTATAGGAAGGATTGTTTGCACTAAAAAAGAAATGAAAATTGCCGTAGCAAATGGTTTTATCCAAATTTTAAGTTTACAATTCCCTGGAAAAAAGAGAATGACAACGGCTGAACTTTTAAATGGAATTACATTTACAGCCGATGCAAAAGCCTTTTAA
- a CDS encoding right-handed parallel beta-helix repeat-containing protein, producing MKHRLIIILTIFYGCLNSAAQTTADFYVSTKGSDNWSGTLASPNAQGTDGPFASLERARDAVRILKKKKTQNILVQIREGLYKLNKTIVFGLEDSAAGNATITYAAYPNEKPIFSSGKEISGWEKVTTDILGLPKEAKGNIWVANVSDKFLTLYDDNGMLPRAQSEPFKPLKESTKNKIYFPKGKMKNYSNVTDVELIVRPAHDWILNILPLASVDENNGVANTTIDATYVMQKNNIWVENALEELNAPGEWVLNSKEGKVYLWKRGDSPIVVPTLMEFIRVEGKIDKKGSKDVPVRNLKFDGLTFKHGERYTIAKDDAGLQHDWDFLDKDNALVRFRGAENCVVNQCHFLDSGSGAIRVDLYGIDNKITNNHIEHMGGGGILLCGFGPGTKDVNKKNLVYNNNIHHVGEIYWHSPGIFLWQSGENRVANNLIHHTNYTGLIVSGGILRLFKRGNGRELMRTLRWDEMSTLPKKPEQEDIKPYLHSRNNLIEYNEIHDAMQKLGDGNGIYIRGAGPGNVIRRNFIHDLVTPTGKQGGMRTDGGQMDVLITENIIYKCTSQGMTLKLNNRFENNIIADVIAPPRGVYLKIVEGPMTGASNKNNIFYSSTDNCIFIPEHTPGKSNAGEDMEGKQPARMKDVDSDNNIYFCKTDSSKGDNTLKYLHTESVDKNSKAVDPLFVNPEKGDFRFKPDSPAIKMGIVPIDMSMIGLRMDK from the coding sequence ATGAAACATCGATTGATTATAATTTTGACAATCTTTTATGGATGTCTAAATAGTGCAGCACAAACAACAGCTGATTTTTACGTTTCTACCAAAGGTTCTGACAACTGGTCGGGTACGTTAGCAAGTCCCAATGCTCAAGGTACAGATGGGCCTTTTGCTTCTTTGGAGCGAGCTAGAGATGCGGTACGAATTTTGAAAAAAAAGAAAACGCAAAACATTTTGGTGCAAATTCGTGAAGGCCTTTATAAATTAAATAAAACAATTGTATTTGGTTTGGAAGATTCCGCTGCAGGAAACGCAACGATAACCTATGCAGCTTATCCTAATGAAAAACCAATATTTAGCTCCGGCAAAGAGATTTCAGGTTGGGAGAAAGTAACTACGGATATTCTAGGTTTGCCAAAGGAAGCCAAAGGGAATATATGGGTAGCCAATGTATCGGATAAATTTCTAACGCTGTATGATGACAATGGAATGTTGCCACGCGCGCAATCCGAACCTTTTAAACCTTTAAAAGAAAGTACTAAAAACAAAATTTATTTTCCAAAAGGGAAAATGAAAAATTACTCAAATGTTACGGATGTTGAACTTATTGTACGTCCAGCTCACGATTGGATTTTAAACATCCTGCCTTTGGCTTCAGTTGATGAAAATAATGGGGTTGCCAATACGACTATTGACGCTACTTATGTGATGCAAAAAAATAATATATGGGTAGAAAACGCTTTAGAAGAATTGAATGCACCTGGTGAATGGGTTTTAAATTCGAAAGAAGGCAAGGTATATCTTTGGAAAAGAGGGGACTCCCCAATAGTAGTACCAACATTGATGGAGTTCATTCGTGTGGAAGGAAAGATTGACAAAAAAGGTTCTAAAGATGTACCCGTTCGAAATTTAAAATTTGATGGACTAACTTTTAAACACGGTGAGCGTTATACCATTGCTAAAGACGATGCTGGTTTACAGCACGATTGGGATTTTTTAGATAAAGACAATGCATTGGTACGTTTTCGCGGAGCAGAGAACTGTGTGGTTAATCAATGTCATTTTTTAGATAGTGGTAGTGGTGCGATTCGTGTGGATTTGTATGGCATAGATAATAAAATTACCAACAACCATATTGAGCATATGGGTGGTGGCGGAATTCTATTGTGCGGATTTGGTCCTGGTACCAAAGATGTGAACAAAAAGAATCTGGTTTACAACAATAACATTCACCATGTTGGCGAAATTTATTGGCATTCTCCAGGGATATTCCTTTGGCAAAGTGGAGAAAACAGAGTCGCTAATAATTTAATTCATCATACTAATTATACTGGTTTAATAGTAAGCGGAGGAATTTTAAGATTATTCAAACGTGGAAATGGTCGTGAACTGATGCGAACTTTGCGTTGGGACGAAATGAGTACTCTTCCCAAAAAACCAGAACAAGAGGATATTAAACCGTATTTACACAGTCGAAACAATTTAATTGAATACAATGAAATTCATGATGCCATGCAAAAGTTAGGAGATGGAAATGGAATTTATATTAGAGGTGCTGGTCCAGGAAATGTAATTCGTCGCAATTTTATTCACGATCTTGTGACTCCAACAGGTAAACAAGGCGGAATGAGGACCGATGGAGGTCAAATGGACGTTTTAATTACCGAAAATATAATCTACAAATGCACCTCGCAAGGAATGACCTTAAAATTAAACAATCGTTTTGAGAATAATATTATTGCCGATGTTATCGCACCTCCTCGCGGTGTTTATCTAAAAATTGTAGAAGGGCCTATGACGGGAGCGTCTAATAAAAATAATATATTTTATTCTTCAACAGATAATTGCATTTTTATTCCTGAACACACACCTGGGAAATCAAATGCAGGTGAAGATATGGAAGGGAAGCAACCTGCACGTATGAAAGATGTGGATTCTGATAACAACATTTATTTCTGTAAAACCGACAGTAGCAAAGGAGACAACACCCTAAAATACCTCCATACGGAAAGTGTAGATAAGAATAGTAAGGCTGTTGATCCTTTATTTGTAAATCCTGAAAAAGGAGATTTTAGATTCAAACCCGATTCGCCAGCCATCAAAATGGGAATTGTACCTATTGATATGTCGATGATAGGATTACGAATGGACAAATAA
- a CDS encoding transposase codes for MKDSLVELLKLLLPEIIVDYFELTSYEKGEEILHLYLKEINSIPKEYRQNKLSSKGFFDEITVQDFPIRGHQVYLHITRRRWLNEDTGQVVFRDWNLVADGTRVTQEFASFLKEINRFKA; via the coding sequence ATGAAAGATTCCTTAGTTGAACTTCTCAAGTTATTGTTGCCAGAAATTATCGTTGATTATTTTGAACTTACTTCTTATGAAAAAGGTGAAGAAATTCTTCATTTATACTTAAAAGAGATTAATTCGATTCCAAAAGAATACCGTCAAAACAAATTAAGTTCAAAAGGTTTTTTTGATGAGATAACTGTTCAAGATTTTCCAATACGTGGACATCAAGTGTACCTACACATTACTCGTAGAAGATGGCTTAACGAAGATACTGGACAAGTTGTATTTAGAGATTGGAATTTAGTAGCAGACGGAACTCGGGTAACACAGGAGTTTGCGTCTTTTTTAAAAGAAATCAATAGATTCAAAGCCTAA